Proteins encoded by one window of Marixanthomonas sp. SCSIO 43207:
- a CDS encoding polyprenyl synthetase family protein has protein sequence MKIVSQIKLPIETEMELFEKKFSGAMSSKVALLNRITHYVVNRKGKQMRPMFVFLIAKMTGNGAVQERTYRGASVIELIHTATLVHDDVVDDSNRRRGFFSINALWKNKIAVLVGDYLLSKGLLLSIDNDDFDLLKIISVAVREMSEGELLQIEKARRLDITEDIYFDIIRQKTATLIAACCAMGAQSVNAPKEEVEAMRQFGELIGIAFQIKDDLFDYGDEKIGKPTGIDIKEQKMTLPLIYSLNNTSEKNKRWLINSVKNHNKDKKRVKEVIAFVKDSGGLDYAISRMKDYQQQALAILQSYPNSPYKESLELMVNYVIDRKK, from the coding sequence ATGAAAATAGTTTCTCAAATAAAACTCCCTATCGAGACCGAAATGGAACTTTTTGAAAAAAAGTTCTCCGGGGCCATGTCGTCAAAAGTGGCGTTATTAAATAGAATTACACATTATGTTGTAAACCGTAAAGGAAAACAAATGCGCCCTATGTTTGTTTTTCTTATTGCAAAAATGACAGGAAACGGTGCTGTTCAAGAACGTACCTATCGAGGTGCTTCGGTTATTGAACTTATTCATACTGCAACGCTAGTTCATGATGATGTAGTAGATGATAGTAATAGAAGACGCGGTTTTTTCTCCATCAATGCCCTTTGGAAAAATAAAATTGCAGTACTGGTTGGGGATTATTTGTTGTCTAAAGGACTATTACTTTCCATAGATAACGATGATTTTGATTTGCTGAAGATCATTTCAGTAGCGGTTCGTGAAATGAGTGAAGGCGAGTTGCTTCAAATAGAAAAAGCCAGAAGACTTGATATAACTGAAGATATATACTTTGATATCATTCGGCAAAAAACTGCCACGTTAATTGCTGCTTGTTGTGCAATGGGGGCACAATCTGTTAATGCTCCTAAAGAAGAAGTAGAGGCTATGCGTCAATTTGGTGAATTAATTGGAATCGCTTTTCAAATTAAAGATGATCTTTTTGACTATGGAGATGAAAAAATAGGGAAACCAACAGGGATTGATATCAAGGAACAAAAAATGACACTTCCGTTAATTTATTCCTTAAACAACACTTCCGAAAAAAATAAACGCTGGCTTATTAATTCGGTTAAAAACCATAACAAAGATAAAAAGCGAGTTAAGGAGGTTATTGCTTTTGTAAAAGATAGCGGCGGACTTGACTACGCTATTTCGAGGATGAAAGATTATCAACAACAAGCATTAGCGATACTTCAATCTTACCCAAACTCACCTTATAAAGAATCGTTGGAGTTGATGGTAAATTATGTGATAGATAGAAAAAAATAA
- a CDS encoding T9SS-dependent choice-of-anchor J family protein: MKKITFLAAFFAVFAVNAQLISEGFDDITTLTDYDVVNVSDSPNTDIFQGNTDVFVSFDGADDSYLGMNFNATAGSLIDLYLILPALDLENGDVITFYTRTGDDSSFPDRLEVRLDPDGSGTAPTAGDVGSYTELLGSINPDLNVGGYPESWEPVQEFTVSGLTGETNTRIALRYFVTDAGPTGANSNYIGIDRLEVSESLSVEDQAFDGFNYFVNNNVLSLRANSPMQSVNIHNVLGQQVVSQKLGNTNETVNLSGLNSGVYLATINIDGAKKTVKFAIK; encoded by the coding sequence ATGAAGAAAATTACATTTTTAGCTGCATTTTTTGCAGTATTTGCGGTAAACGCACAATTAATTTCTGAAGGTTTTGATGATATCACAACCTTAACAGACTATGATGTAGTAAACGTAAGTGATTCACCAAACACTGATATTTTCCAGGGAAATACAGATGTTTTTGTATCATTTGATGGTGCTGATGACTCTTATTTAGGAATGAACTTTAACGCAACAGCTGGATCTTTAATTGATCTTTACTTAATTCTTCCTGCTCTTGATCTTGAAAACGGTGATGTAATCACTTTTTACACAAGAACTGGTGATGATAGTTCATTCCCAGACAGATTAGAAGTTCGTCTTGATCCTGATGGATCTGGTACTGCTCCAACTGCTGGTGATGTAGGTTCTTATACTGAATTATTAGGATCTATCAACCCAGATCTTAATGTAGGTGGATACCCAGAATCTTGGGAGCCAGTACAAGAGTTTACTGTATCAGGTCTTACTGGTGAAACCAACACAAGAATCGCATTACGTTACTTTGTAACAGATGCTGGACCTACTGGTGCAAACTCTAACTACATTGGTATTGACAGATTAGAAGTTTCTGAATCATTAAGCGTAGAAGATCAAGCTTTTGACGGATTTAACTACTTTGTAAACAACAATGTATTATCTCTTAGAGCTAATTCTCCAATGCAATCTGTAAACATTCACAATGTATTAGGACAGCAAGTAGTTTCTCAAAAATTAGGTAACACTAACGAAACTGTAAACTTATCTGGACTTAACTCTGGAGTTTACCTAGCTACTATTAACATTGATGGTGCTAAGAAGACTGTAAAGTTTGCTATCAAGTAA
- the rlmN gene encoding 23S rRNA (adenine(2503)-C(2))-methyltransferase RlmN: MVSEKKDIRSLSKQELRDFFVSIGDKAFRGNQVYEWLWNKGIHNFEDMTNISKETRAHLEENFVINHIEVDSLQKSGDGTIKNAVKLHDGFVVESVLIPTKSRTTACVSSQVGCSLDCKFCATSRLKRMRNLNPDEIFDQVVAIHKESLLYHDKPLSNIVYMGMGEPLMNYKNVLESIKMITSEEGLGMSPKRITLSTSGVPKMIKKLADDEVKFNLAVSLHSAIQETREQIMPFAKSFTLPDLRESLEYWYAKTKRRITYEYIVWKGINDSEKDVDALVEYCKSVPCKINLIEYNPIDDGAFQQANDSAIDLYIQKLERNKIPVTVRRSRGKDIDAACGQLANKS; the protein is encoded by the coding sequence ATGGTTTCAGAAAAAAAAGATATTAGATCCTTATCAAAGCAAGAATTGCGTGATTTTTTTGTGAGTATTGGTGATAAAGCTTTTAGGGGCAATCAAGTTTATGAATGGCTATGGAATAAAGGTATTCATAACTTTGAAGATATGACCAATATTTCAAAGGAAACACGTGCGCACCTTGAAGAAAACTTTGTGATTAATCATATTGAGGTTGATAGCCTTCAAAAGAGTGGTGATGGTACAATTAAAAATGCTGTAAAACTTCACGATGGTTTTGTTGTAGAGTCTGTTTTAATTCCTACAAAATCTAGAACTACAGCTTGTGTTTCTTCTCAAGTGGGTTGCAGTTTGGACTGCAAATTTTGCGCAACATCTCGATTAAAGCGTATGCGTAATTTAAATCCTGATGAGATTTTTGATCAAGTAGTCGCTATTCATAAAGAGAGTTTGCTTTATCATGATAAACCCTTATCAAATATTGTGTATATGGGAATGGGCGAGCCGCTTATGAATTATAAAAATGTCCTTGAATCTATAAAGATGATAACATCAGAAGAGGGCTTAGGAATGTCGCCTAAAAGAATTACGTTGTCTACTTCTGGAGTTCCAAAAATGATAAAAAAACTGGCTGATGATGAGGTTAAGTTTAATCTAGCTGTTTCGTTACACTCTGCCATTCAAGAAACACGTGAGCAAATAATGCCATTTGCAAAAAGTTTTACGTTACCCGATTTAAGAGAATCACTAGAGTATTGGTATGCAAAAACAAAGCGGCGTATTACTTATGAGTATATTGTATGGAAAGGTATCAATGATTCGGAAAAAGATGTAGATGCTCTTGTTGAGTATTGTAAGTCAGTTCCTTGTAAAATAAACCTGATAGAATACAATCCAATTGATGATGGAGCGTTTCAACAAGCAAACGATTCTGCAATAGATTTATACATTCAAAAACTTGAAAGAAATAAAATACCTGTTACAGTACGCAGAAGCCGTGGAAAGGATATTGATGCAGCTTGTGGGCAATTAGCAAATAAAAGTTAA
- a CDS encoding RNA polymerase sigma factor, producing MKLISLHKNYAALITKAKKGNRKAQHGLYQMFAPKMLSVCRQYIKSDDLAEATMLKGFYKVFTKLDSFSDQGSFEGWIRRIMVNESISELRRQKKLLFNDESQLENSLEYASHIKTDFAVEEIQKMIDELPEGYKTVFVLYAVEGYKHSEIAELLKISEGTSKSQLSKARKMLQKMITHQNNVNYGTQ from the coding sequence GTGAAATTGATTTCATTACATAAAAATTATGCTGCTTTAATTACAAAAGCAAAAAAAGGCAACCGAAAAGCTCAGCATGGGCTTTATCAAATGTTTGCCCCAAAAATGTTAAGTGTTTGTAGGCAGTATATTAAAAGTGATGATCTGGCAGAAGCCACAATGCTCAAAGGATTTTATAAAGTATTTACAAAATTAGACTCCTTTAGTGATCAAGGTAGTTTTGAAGGTTGGATAAGAAGAATAATGGTAAACGAATCTATTAGCGAATTAAGAAGACAAAAAAAGCTACTGTTTAATGATGAATCTCAACTTGAAAACTCGCTTGAATACGCCTCACACATTAAAACAGATTTTGCGGTTGAAGAAATTCAAAAGATGATCGATGAGTTGCCCGAAGGATACAAAACCGTTTTTGTTCTTTACGCTGTAGAAGGGTATAAGCACAGTGAAATAGCCGAATTACTTAAAATAAGTGAAGGAACCTCAAAATCTCAATTATCAAAGGCTCGTAAAATGCTTCAAAAAATGATTACTCACCAAAACAACGTGAATTATGGAACCCAATAA